The following coding sequences are from one Pyxidicoccus xibeiensis window:
- a CDS encoding ABC transporter permease, with protein MDIHLGGLRQTLRALRRSPGFTLGCILLLALGIGASTALFSVVEGVLLRPLPYPRPERLVQFSQVSADSRQMRFSDPNFEDVQARSRTVAALAQVSGAASVAVTGADEPALATLALASRDFFPAFAVQPVQGRLFAEDEQQAGGAPVVVVSQAFWKRYLGSRPLPLAQTLTFEGRAYTVVGVMPESFDYPVGTQLWIPRELEARLPSRTAHNWRVVGRLADGVNLEAARAELTGIARELAGLHGQDTRMHDIAVVPLRESLVGQVRPMLYMLMGAAAFLLLVAGANVANLLLARAASRGRELAVHVALGAGPGALVRRFLAESLLLSLVGGALGAVLAHWSLRAVLALEPGHLPRVGEVEVNATALLFALGLSLLLAVGLGLVTALRSARQSPWATLVQAGRTQAGGGGAERVRRALVVGQLALALVLLVGAALLGRSMLSLLSLDPGYRTEDVAVLGLVLPPAEDTAQGLRNVQLQEELLSRLGALPGVRAVGAVSVFPLEGSAGGDGTFLVLNRPDEVGSFEDFGRLAREPERTGSAEYRVASEGYFHALDIPLVRGRLFDERDTLEAPHVAVISESLAKARWPHEDALGKLIQFGNMDGNLRPFTIVGVVADVRERGLDEEPRPMFYGSSRQRPRAASRLHFAVYGPVGSSALVAAARPVLRELAPELPTRLATVESLLTGSLASRRFSLLLLGAFGAVALLLSVAGLAAVVSYAVAQRTREFGIRFALGATSGDVLGLVLRQAALLAGLGVGLGMVGAVGLGRVLAGFVYGVSTTDPLVLAAVALLLLGVALLASWLPARRASRVDPMTVLRSEA; from the coding sequence GTGGACATCCACCTGGGTGGATTGCGTCAGACGCTGCGCGCACTGCGGCGCAGCCCGGGTTTCACGCTGGGCTGCATCCTGTTGCTCGCCCTGGGCATCGGGGCGAGCACCGCGCTCTTCAGTGTGGTCGAGGGTGTGCTGCTGCGCCCCCTGCCCTATCCGCGGCCCGAGCGCCTCGTGCAGTTCTCCCAGGTGTCGGCTGACAGCCGACAGATGCGGTTCTCGGACCCCAACTTCGAGGATGTACAGGCCCGGAGCCGCACCGTCGCGGCGCTGGCCCAGGTCTCGGGCGCGGCGAGCGTCGCCGTCACGGGCGCGGACGAGCCTGCCCTCGCCACGCTGGCGCTCGCCTCTCGCGACTTCTTCCCCGCCTTCGCCGTGCAGCCGGTCCAGGGGCGCCTGTTCGCCGAGGATGAACAGCAGGCCGGCGGCGCCCCCGTGGTGGTGGTGAGCCAGGCCTTCTGGAAGCGGTACCTGGGCTCGCGGCCACTGCCCCTGGCCCAGACCCTCACCTTCGAGGGGCGCGCCTACACCGTGGTGGGCGTGATGCCCGAGTCCTTCGACTACCCGGTAGGCACCCAGCTGTGGATTCCACGCGAGCTGGAGGCGCGCCTTCCCAGCCGTACCGCGCACAACTGGCGGGTGGTCGGACGGCTGGCGGATGGCGTCAACCTGGAGGCCGCGCGCGCGGAGCTCACGGGCATCGCGCGGGAGCTCGCGGGACTCCATGGCCAGGACACCCGGATGCATGACATCGCCGTGGTGCCCCTCCGGGAGAGCCTGGTGGGACAGGTCCGGCCCATGCTCTACATGCTGATGGGCGCCGCGGCCTTCCTGCTGCTGGTGGCGGGCGCCAACGTCGCCAACCTGCTGCTCGCCCGCGCGGCCTCTCGCGGGCGCGAGCTCGCCGTCCACGTGGCGCTGGGCGCGGGGCCCGGTGCGTTGGTCCGGCGGTTCCTCGCGGAGTCGCTGCTGTTGTCCCTGGTGGGGGGCGCATTGGGAGCTGTGCTCGCCCACTGGAGTCTGCGCGCGGTGCTCGCGCTCGAGCCGGGCCACCTGCCGCGCGTGGGGGAGGTGGAGGTGAACGCCACGGCGCTCCTCTTCGCGCTGGGGCTCTCGCTGCTGCTCGCGGTGGGACTGGGGCTGGTGACGGCGCTGCGCTCGGCGCGCCAGAGCCCCTGGGCCACGTTGGTGCAGGCGGGGCGTACGCAGGCGGGGGGCGGGGGGGCGGAGCGCGTGCGCCGTGCCCTGGTCGTCGGGCAGCTCGCGCTCGCGCTGGTCCTGTTGGTGGGGGCGGCGCTGCTCGGACGCAGCATGCTGAGCCTGCTCTCACTGGACCCGGGCTATCGCACCGAGGACGTCGCGGTGCTCGGCCTCGTGCTTCCTCCGGCCGAGGACACGGCGCAGGGGCTGCGCAACGTCCAGTTGCAGGAGGAGCTGCTCTCGAGGCTGGGCGCGCTGCCCGGCGTGCGCGCGGTGGGAGCGGTGAGCGTCTTCCCGCTCGAGGGAAGCGCGGGGGGCGATGGCACCTTCCTCGTGCTCAACCGCCCCGACGAGGTGGGCAGCTTCGAGGACTTCGGGCGGCTCGCGCGGGAGCCCGAGCGCACGGGCTCCGCCGAGTACCGCGTGGCGAGCGAGGGCTACTTCCACGCGCTCGACATCCCGCTCGTGCGGGGGCGACTGTTCGACGAGCGCGACACCCTCGAGGCGCCGCACGTGGCGGTCATCAGCGAGTCGCTGGCGAAGGCCCGCTGGCCCCACGAGGATGCGCTGGGCAAGCTCATCCAGTTCGGCAACATGGACGGCAACCTGCGTCCCTTCACCATCGTGGGCGTGGTGGCGGACGTGCGCGAGCGGGGCCTGGATGAGGAGCCCAGGCCCATGTTCTATGGCAGCTCCCGGCAGCGGCCGCGGGCCGCCTCCCGCCTCCACTTCGCCGTGTACGGCCCGGTGGGCTCCTCGGCCCTGGTAGCAGCGGCGCGGCCAGTGCTGCGCGAGCTCGCCCCCGAGCTGCCGACGCGCCTGGCCACGGTGGAGAGCCTGCTCACGGGCTCGCTCGCCTCGAGACGCTTCAGCCTCCTGTTGTTGGGGGCCTTCGGCGCGGTGGCACTGCTGCTCTCGGTGGCGGGGCTCGCGGCCGTGGTGTCCTACGCGGTGGCGCAGCGCACGCGGGAGTTCGGCATCCGCTTCGCCCTGGGGGCGACGTCGGGGGATGTCCTGGGACTGGTGCTCCGCCAGGCGGCGCTGCTCGCGGGGCTTGGCGTGGGGCTCGGCATGGTGGGGGCGGTGGGGCTCGGCCGTGTGCTCGCGGGCTTCGTGTACGGCGTGAGCACCACGGACCCGCTCGTCCTCGCCGCGGTGGCGCTCCTCCTGCTCGGCGTGGCGCTGCTCGCCAGCTGGCTGCCGGCCCGGCGTGCCTCGCGTGTGGACCCGATGACGGTGCTGCGCTCGGAGGCCTGA
- a CDS encoding rhomboid family intramembrane serine protease: MSPNAPLPDAAPPAPAGPDALPPAEWAQAAALRTRPWVTLACCSVVVALFLLTLGGTADSIGGRAGWAWASNDAIWAGRWWTLLSSAFLHLEPWHAAFNLYWLWTFGAKLEPVLGRPRLAGLVLVSAWVSSAAQLAASDQLGVGMSGVVYALFGFLWLAGKQDARMRDLVSSQTVSLFLLWLVGCFVATYSGMVNIGNAAHASGLAMGALLGIAFGWEYDRHRALGFALLSLLLATGSLAFAPWSPGWTAFRAVSAAQRKDHAAAVKWLRRSLARGQQPAWVWQTLAAVHHAQGDTSRMRDAVEQLRRHDEGAASRFEQWVQQGAPVGP, encoded by the coding sequence ATGTCCCCGAACGCCCCCCTCCCCGATGCCGCGCCCCCTGCCCCCGCGGGACCTGACGCCCTTCCCCCCGCGGAATGGGCACAGGCCGCAGCGCTGCGCACGCGGCCCTGGGTCACGCTGGCCTGCTGCTCGGTGGTGGTTGCGCTGTTCCTGCTGACCCTCGGCGGCACGGCCGACAGCATCGGTGGCCGCGCGGGGTGGGCGTGGGCATCCAACGACGCAATCTGGGCGGGACGCTGGTGGACGCTCCTGAGCAGCGCCTTCCTGCACCTGGAGCCGTGGCACGCGGCCTTCAACCTGTACTGGCTATGGACCTTCGGCGCGAAGCTCGAGCCCGTGCTCGGCCGGCCGAGGCTGGCGGGACTCGTGCTGGTGAGCGCCTGGGTGAGCTCGGCCGCGCAGCTCGCGGCGAGCGACCAGCTGGGCGTGGGGATGTCCGGGGTGGTCTATGCCCTCTTCGGCTTCCTGTGGCTCGCAGGGAAGCAGGACGCGCGCATGAGGGACCTCGTGTCTTCGCAGACGGTATCCCTGTTCCTGCTGTGGCTCGTGGGCTGCTTCGTCGCGACCTACAGCGGGATGGTCAACATCGGCAACGCGGCGCACGCGTCAGGATTGGCGATGGGAGCGTTGCTGGGCATCGCCTTCGGCTGGGAGTACGACCGCCACCGGGCCCTGGGGTTCGCCCTGCTGTCGCTGCTCCTCGCGACGGGGTCGCTCGCCTTTGCCCCCTGGTCTCCGGGATGGACCGCGTTCCGGGCGGTCAGCGCCGCGCAGCGCAAGGACCATGCGGCGGCGGTGAAGTGGCTGCGCCGCAGCCTCGCACGCGGACAACAGCCGGCGTGGGTCTGGCAGACCCTGGCGGCGGTCCACCACGCCCAGGGAGACACCTCCCGGATGCGCGACGCCGTCGAGCAGCTGCGCCGTCACGACGAGGGGGCGGCGAGTCGCTTCGAGCAGTGGGTGCAGCAAGGCGCCCCCGTAGGACCCTGA
- a CDS encoding DNA alkylation repair protein: MPKTMTLSQVMKQLESQGDERVRQRYVRDGAGDNVFGVMLGKIRGLAATLGTNHGLGLELWETGNHEARILACMLLEPAALTEKEARGLLEPLSNPTLVDELVGRVLVQAPVAPKLQERWMDGSTELPRRAGWKLLAGRIARGLEKELDVGATLVRVERELPDAPYRVKEGINFCLVWIGLHRPEHTAEAIAIGERLGRWDPRPIPKGCTSSYAPEWIAAALALRKGEKTEARKAMEAGAKAKAPRGEGKPAASKAKAAPARKKSAAKKPSAGTRAR, from the coding sequence ATGCCGAAGACAATGACGCTTTCCCAGGTGATGAAACAGCTCGAGAGCCAGGGCGACGAGCGGGTGCGCCAGCGCTACGTGCGCGACGGTGCGGGCGACAATGTCTTCGGCGTGATGCTCGGCAAGATCCGTGGCCTGGCAGCGACGCTGGGGACGAACCACGGGCTCGGACTGGAGCTGTGGGAGACCGGCAATCACGAGGCGCGCATCCTCGCGTGCATGCTGCTCGAGCCCGCGGCGCTCACCGAGAAAGAGGCGCGCGGGCTCCTCGAGCCGCTCTCGAACCCGACCCTGGTCGACGAGCTCGTCGGTCGCGTGCTCGTGCAGGCGCCCGTCGCCCCGAAGCTCCAGGAAAGGTGGATGGACGGCAGCACGGAGCTCCCGCGCCGCGCTGGATGGAAGCTGCTTGCAGGGCGCATCGCGCGAGGACTCGAGAAGGAGCTCGACGTGGGCGCGACGCTCGTGCGCGTCGAGCGGGAGCTTCCGGACGCACCGTACCGGGTGAAGGAGGGCATCAACTTCTGCCTGGTGTGGATCGGCCTCCACCGGCCCGAGCACACCGCAGAGGCCATCGCCATCGGCGAGCGCCTCGGTCGCTGGGACCCGCGCCCCATCCCGAAGGGCTGCACGTCGAGCTACGCACCGGAGTGGATCGCCGCGGCGCTCGCGCTGCGCAAAGGCGAGAAGACCGAAGCCCGAAAGGCGATGGAAGCGGGAGCAAAGGCGAAGGCACCGCGCGGAGAAGGCAAGCCTGCAGCCTCGAAGGCGAAGGCCGCTCCGGCCAGGAAGAAGAGCGCCGCGAAGAAGCCCTCCGCCGGAACGCGGGCGCGCTGA
- a CDS encoding DUF4384 domain-containing protein — MTACPSRVALEQYVLAPATAAARAHIESCPQCGSQVARMREEDASFRRHIMPGTIDAAVEAASASRWQWPRWPVMALPAMGLAVALLAVLLRPVEPPSDYVGSKGAGFSLEVFTEPQGGSRQAADGAELPGDARIRFSVATDRPCHLWVVSVDATGQVSRIFPASGDGGASTQTSGPVPGGGQLDGVTGPERFVAICSPEPLSWSVVEEALRRTFSPAGADSVRQTRDVRGLPTGVGQASILVEKRG; from the coding sequence ATGACGGCGTGTCCTTCGCGAGTCGCCCTCGAGCAGTACGTGTTGGCGCCTGCCACGGCCGCCGCGCGTGCGCACATCGAATCCTGCCCGCAGTGCGGCAGCCAGGTGGCGCGCATGCGGGAAGAGGATGCGTCGTTCCGCCGCCACATCATGCCCGGCACCATCGACGCGGCGGTGGAGGCCGCCTCCGCTTCCCGATGGCAGTGGCCGAGGTGGCCCGTCATGGCACTTCCGGCCATGGGGTTGGCGGTAGCACTGCTCGCGGTGCTTTTGCGGCCCGTGGAACCCCCTTCCGATTACGTAGGCTCCAAGGGCGCGGGCTTCTCGCTGGAGGTCTTCACCGAGCCCCAGGGAGGCTCCCGCCAGGCGGCCGACGGCGCCGAGCTCCCGGGTGACGCCCGCATCCGGTTCTCGGTGGCCACCGACAGGCCGTGCCACCTCTGGGTCGTCTCCGTCGATGCCACCGGTCAGGTCTCCCGCATCTTTCCCGCGAGCGGAGACGGCGGAGCTTCGACCCAGACCTCGGGCCCGGTACCCGGTGGCGGTCAGCTGGACGGTGTGACGGGGCCGGAGCGCTTCGTTGCCATCTGCAGCCCGGAGCCGCTCTCCTGGTCCGTGGTGGAAGAGGCCCTGCGGCGGACGTTCTCCCCAGCGGGCGCGGACAGCGTCCGGCAGACGCGTGACGTTCGAGGCCTTCCCACCGGCGTAGGACAGGCGAGCATCCTCGTGGAGAAGCGGGGATGA
- a CDS encoding GAD-like domain-containing protein, with amino-acid sequence MKTIADSQDFAKAHKRQRTYKDCPPELVEKYRGRLPDVLLDTWAASGFQEFSNGFLWTVNPDEFRDVVEDFVPQSQAESADVIFRTAFGDLVTSYKGKLYHFSAVTMRSDDLPGPLGRIMDLYFGQKRFLDAIFFFSMFKKALKRLGAPAEDEVYALVPARAMGGEIAAENLEKANLRVYLNYLSQLQSKD; translated from the coding sequence ATGAAAACGATTGCAGATTCACAGGATTTCGCCAAGGCGCACAAGCGACAGCGCACGTACAAGGACTGTCCTCCTGAGCTTGTAGAAAAGTACCGGGGACGGCTGCCGGATGTGCTGCTCGATACCTGGGCTGCAAGTGGTTTCCAGGAGTTTTCAAACGGCTTCCTGTGGACCGTCAATCCAGACGAATTCCGCGATGTCGTCGAGGACTTCGTGCCTCAATCCCAGGCGGAGTCGGCTGACGTGATCTTCCGCACGGCATTCGGCGACCTGGTCACCTCGTACAAGGGGAAGCTGTATCATTTTTCCGCCGTCACAATGCGTAGCGACGACCTGCCCGGCCCTCTGGGGAGGATCATGGATCTGTACTTTGGCCAGAAAAGATTTCTCGATGCGATCTTCTTCTTCAGCATGTTCAAGAAGGCGCTGAAGCGGCTCGGGGCGCCGGCGGAAGACGAGGTGTATGCGTTGGTGCCAGCCCGGGCAATGGGGGGCGAAATCGCAGCGGAGAATCTGGAAAAGGCGAACCTGCGCGTGTACCTGAACTATCTGTCTCAGCTTCAATCGAAAGACTGA
- a CDS encoding RNA polymerase sigma factor, which produces MEAWGLEPRASPILFREDPPIGTSWKGNREEIASLYRDFAPAIHRQCLAVLRDPEEARDATQEVFVKLFSARRLQDREHAAAWIYRVATHHCLNRVRNAHLHQGKLSQLSLDVASTVAPETFSARKLTQQLLSHFDETTCVVAVGVLVDGIEQTELASTLGLSRRTVARKLEQFVAQARALLNGGNT; this is translated from the coding sequence GTGGAGGCGTGGGGACTCGAGCCCCGCGCCTCCCCTATACTCTTTCGTGAGGACCCCCCCATCGGTACGTCGTGGAAAGGAAATCGCGAGGAGATTGCCTCGCTCTACCGGGACTTCGCTCCGGCGATCCACCGCCAGTGCCTGGCCGTGCTCCGCGACCCGGAGGAGGCGCGGGATGCCACGCAGGAGGTCTTCGTCAAGCTGTTCTCCGCCCGGCGGCTCCAGGACCGCGAGCACGCCGCGGCGTGGATCTACCGCGTGGCGACGCACCATTGTCTGAACCGGGTCCGCAACGCCCATCTTCACCAGGGCAAGCTGAGCCAGCTGTCACTCGACGTCGCCTCCACCGTAGCGCCCGAGACCTTCTCGGCGCGAAAGCTGACGCAACAGCTCCTGAGTCACTTCGATGAGACCACGTGCGTGGTGGCCGTTGGCGTCCTCGTGGATGGCATCGAGCAGACCGAGCTCGCCAGCACGCTGGGCCTCTCTCGCCGGACGGTGGCCCGCAAGCTGGAGCAGTTTGTCGCCCAGGCACGAGCGTTGTTGAATGGGGGGAACACATGA
- a CDS encoding discoidin domain-containing protein, with the protein MQPEFNCTGRSTRAALMLALSWLAWGCGGEGSVREGPEGTQHVGLESCATVAPTGVTASGDDGNVPQNVLDGLLSTRWSSLGAGQFITADLGSVKTVCSVSVAWYRGDVRRNTFTLSVSEDGSTFTEVFSGQSSGTSAALETYDIPDGSARYVRVTVNGNTDNLWASVSELGVQGSSTTPPPPPPTGTCDRTATTAATLASQWSAATAGQTICLATGSYGTFAAGSKSGVVTVKPQSGATATLALRFNGANNVRIEGLTITSAALLGSTRNVTITGSRFTGAATIDGVVNANILFDGNTHLNLYAPPGSTPARIHLPYSSATHSGVTIQNSRFEGGDADGIQTGVGVNILNNLFKDIQESGPNHTDSVQLLGAPGSVVRGNYFLNCVTGIVAYDGVERALIEDNVLDLRGRPWAIELYSDNGSIIRHNTLMHGTCAWNLPCGIIDITRKTADAPGQGTVIVDNVATEISVSNGSTVAERHHNLLRRGAQSGELTGAPVFVGGAQPTDRAGFRLATGSPGKGAASDGTDIGIR; encoded by the coding sequence ATGCAACCCGAGTTCAATTGTACAGGACGCAGCACCCGCGCGGCCCTCATGCTCGCCCTCTCGTGGCTGGCCTGGGGCTGTGGAGGCGAAGGCTCCGTCCGCGAGGGCCCTGAGGGCACACAGCACGTGGGCCTCGAGAGCTGTGCCACGGTGGCGCCCACCGGCGTGACGGCCAGCGGCGACGATGGAAACGTGCCCCAGAATGTCCTCGACGGGCTCCTGTCCACGCGCTGGTCGTCCCTGGGTGCCGGGCAGTTCATCACCGCCGACCTCGGCTCGGTGAAGACCGTCTGCTCCGTGTCCGTGGCCTGGTACCGCGGCGACGTGCGCCGCAACACCTTCACCCTCTCCGTCTCCGAGGACGGCTCGACCTTCACCGAGGTCTTCTCGGGCCAGTCGAGCGGAACCTCCGCCGCGCTCGAGACCTATGACATCCCGGATGGCAGCGCCCGCTACGTCCGGGTGACTGTCAACGGCAACACCGACAACCTGTGGGCCTCGGTGAGCGAGCTCGGCGTCCAGGGCTCCAGCACGACTCCGCCGCCGCCTCCTCCTACCGGCACCTGCGACCGGACTGCCACCACCGCGGCGACGCTGGCGAGCCAGTGGAGCGCGGCCACCGCCGGGCAGACCATCTGCCTGGCCACCGGGAGCTACGGCACCTTCGCTGCGGGCTCCAAGTCAGGAGTGGTCACCGTCAAGCCCCAGAGCGGGGCCACCGCCACCCTGGCGCTCCGCTTCAACGGCGCGAACAACGTCCGCATCGAGGGGCTCACCATCACCTCGGCCGCGCTGCTGGGGTCGACTCGCAACGTGACCATCACCGGCAGCCGCTTCACGGGCGCTGCGACGATTGACGGGGTGGTCAACGCCAACATCCTGTTCGACGGCAACACGCACCTCAACCTCTATGCCCCCCCTGGCTCCACACCGGCACGCATCCACCTGCCCTACAGCAGCGCGACACACTCCGGCGTCACCATCCAGAACTCGCGTTTCGAGGGGGGCGACGCGGACGGCATCCAGACGGGGGTGGGGGTCAACATCCTCAACAACCTGTTCAAGGACATCCAGGAGAGCGGCCCCAACCACACCGACTCGGTCCAGTTGCTCGGCGCTCCGGGCTCGGTGGTTCGAGGGAACTACTTCCTCAACTGCGTGACGGGCATCGTCGCCTACGACGGCGTCGAGCGCGCGCTCATCGAAGACAACGTGCTGGACCTTCGCGGCCGCCCCTGGGCCATCGAGCTCTACTCGGATAACGGTTCCATCATCCGCCACAACACGCTGATGCATGGGACGTGTGCCTGGAACCTCCCCTGCGGAATCATCGATATCACGCGCAAGACGGCGGATGCGCCCGGGCAGGGCACGGTCATCGTCGACAACGTGGCGACCGAAATCTCGGTGTCCAACGGCTCCACCGTGGCGGAGCGCCATCACAACCTCCTCCGGCGGGGCGCCCAGAGCGGCGAGCTGACCGGAGCCCCGGTGTTCGTGGGGGGAGCCCAGCCGACGGACCGTGCCGGCTTCCGTCTTGCAACCGGGTCACCCGGAAAGGGCGCGGCCTCGGACGGTACGGACATCGGTATCCGCTGA
- a CDS encoding caspase family protein: MTLLALLSAALMSAAPAGPAPRYALVVGNNEGAPQRSKLWFAERDADRVARALVELGGFPAEQVVVLHGQGAQGVRQALAQLEQRIARSPARERSLFVFYYSGHADAAALELGRHRLSFDELRELTTRSSAAAKVVLVDACQSGALTQVKGTRALPALDFPLLAPEHAVRGVAFVASTAMGEAAQESAALGGSFFSHHLEVALRGAGDSNGDGTVTLTEAFRYTSHQTVVGTTATVRGAQHPTYDVKMSGRGEVVLSELRRAEARLVLPKDGSGLYLVRGGPGVLAEIAGSPQGLTLGLPAGRYEVQRREGKRRTGGQVVLVAGETRQLEGMVALGLEEAAAKGGEGVEVLAGGAVITGLLPGSGASFAARVGMSRFVGRARLRLKIDAFDHEGRQGVLQYRLRGLSGAAAGLYGVDVGRIRLEVGPELGGTWASQKTSEARWSAPIWSAGAVAGVSLRLGDEARLALEVAGAAMAVPINHQWKLRPGLTTALAFGYGF, encoded by the coding sequence ATGACGCTCCTGGCGCTCCTCTCGGCGGCGCTCATGAGCGCCGCCCCGGCGGGGCCCGCGCCGCGGTACGCCCTGGTGGTGGGGAACAACGAGGGGGCACCCCAACGGTCCAAGCTCTGGTTCGCGGAGCGCGACGCGGACCGGGTCGCGCGCGCCCTCGTGGAGCTGGGAGGCTTTCCCGCGGAGCAGGTGGTGGTGCTGCACGGCCAGGGGGCACAGGGAGTCCGGCAGGCGCTGGCCCAGCTCGAGCAGCGCATTGCCCGGTCGCCCGCGCGGGAGCGCTCGCTGTTCGTCTTCTACTACTCCGGCCACGCCGACGCGGCGGCGCTCGAGCTGGGGCGCCATCGGCTGAGCTTCGACGAGCTGCGGGAGCTGACGACCCGCTCCTCCGCGGCAGCGAAGGTGGTGCTGGTGGACGCGTGCCAGTCGGGTGCGCTGACGCAGGTGAAGGGGACCCGCGCCCTTCCTGCTCTCGACTTTCCACTGCTGGCTCCGGAGCACGCGGTCAGGGGCGTGGCCTTTGTCGCCTCCACGGCCATGGGCGAGGCGGCGCAGGAGTCCGCGGCCCTGGGAGGAAGCTTCTTCAGCCATCACCTCGAGGTGGCGCTCCGGGGCGCTGGAGACAGCAATGGAGACGGCACGGTCACCCTCACCGAGGCCTTCAGGTACACCTCCCACCAGACGGTCGTCGGCACCACCGCCACCGTGCGCGGGGCGCAACACCCGACGTACGACGTGAAGATGTCGGGCAGGGGAGAGGTGGTGCTGAGCGAGCTGCGGCGGGCGGAGGCGCGGCTGGTGCTGCCGAAGGATGGCTCCGGGCTGTACCTGGTGCGTGGGGGGCCCGGCGTCCTGGCGGAGATTGCAGGAAGCCCCCAGGGGCTCACGCTGGGACTTCCCGCGGGGCGCTACGAGGTGCAGCGGCGGGAGGGGAAGCGCCGGACGGGGGGCCAGGTGGTGTTGGTGGCCGGGGAGACGCGACAGCTGGAGGGCATGGTGGCGCTCGGGCTCGAGGAGGCGGCCGCCAAGGGAGGGGAGGGCGTGGAGGTGCTGGCTGGTGGCGCGGTCATCACCGGGCTCCTGCCCGGCTCCGGGGCCAGCTTTGCCGCTCGGGTGGGGATGAGCCGCTTCGTGGGCAGGGCCCGGCTCCGCTTGAAGATTGACGCCTTCGACCATGAGGGCAGGCAGGGCGTGCTCCAGTACCGGCTCCGGGGGCTCAGCGGGGCGGCCGCGGGCCTCTACGGCGTGGACGTCGGGCGCATTCGCCTCGAGGTGGGGCCGGAGCTGGGGGGCACCTGGGCCTCGCAGAAGACCTCGGAGGCGCGCTGGTCGGCACCCATCTGGAGTGCCGGCGCCGTGGCAGGCGTCTCCCTCCGGCTTGGCGACGAGGCGCGGCTCGCCCTGGAAGTGGCTGGCGCTGCGATGGCCGTACCCATCAACCATCAGTGGAAGCTCCGCCCCGGGCTGACCACCGCCCTGGCCTTCGGTTATGGCTTCTAG
- a CDS encoding EB domain-containing protein: MRGWRLALALMWVGLVACDGGDSESPRVEREDFNAEVARAICEQLDRCVGIADMERCRENQLTWGFAKEHGLGTRYDTALEDGRVRYDAEAAAQCVEFLRDGACDEAPASPPVVMRGLEYDTRCRFLLGQVEVGGACQWTTECKDGTYCDALPASCGGVCQRGSAPEPVVASDACAPGTIFLSGRCLKPGGAGTNCGAEDGKLQGVCDAGTYCEQSQDSKRTCQRVKAEGAACDDSAGPQCGWPLFCGDGRCQKPRNEGEACKALGTASFGRMECRSGLFCDADSGQPGICRPRRDEAGVACRNPFECGQDMNCVGAGTQQGVLGTCHPSPRKGEPCGDLSCAMGLVCASVSRTCVPIARLGESCVDTNQCSRFGTCLDGVCRPPGAESCG; encoded by the coding sequence ATGCGCGGATGGCGACTGGCATTGGCGTTGATGTGGGTGGGACTGGTGGCGTGTGACGGAGGGGACAGCGAGAGCCCGCGAGTCGAGCGGGAGGACTTCAACGCGGAGGTCGCCCGGGCCATCTGCGAGCAGCTCGACCGCTGTGTGGGCATCGCCGACATGGAGCGCTGTCGGGAGAACCAGCTCACCTGGGGCTTCGCGAAGGAGCACGGCCTGGGGACTCGGTACGACACGGCACTCGAGGACGGCCGCGTGCGCTACGACGCGGAGGCGGCCGCACAGTGCGTGGAGTTCCTGAGGGACGGCGCCTGTGACGAGGCCCCCGCCTCTCCCCCTGTAGTGATGCGGGGCCTCGAGTACGACACCCGGTGCCGCTTCCTCTTGGGACAGGTCGAGGTGGGCGGGGCCTGCCAGTGGACCACCGAGTGCAAGGACGGCACGTACTGCGACGCGCTGCCGGCGAGCTGTGGGGGCGTGTGCCAGCGGGGCAGCGCGCCGGAGCCCGTCGTCGCGTCCGACGCGTGCGCGCCCGGCACCATCTTCCTCAGCGGCAGGTGCCTCAAGCCCGGGGGAGCGGGAACGAACTGCGGCGCGGAGGATGGGAAGCTGCAGGGGGTCTGCGACGCGGGCACCTACTGCGAGCAGTCCCAGGACTCGAAGCGCACGTGCCAGCGCGTCAAAGCCGAAGGGGCGGCCTGCGACGACTCCGCCGGTCCCCAGTGCGGCTGGCCCTTGTTCTGCGGGGACGGACGCTGCCAGAAGCCCCGGAACGAGGGAGAGGCGTGCAAGGCGCTCGGAACCGCCAGCTTCGGGCGCATGGAGTGCCGCAGCGGGCTCTTCTGCGATGCCGACAGCGGTCAGCCCGGCATCTGCCGTCCCCGCCGGGACGAGGCGGGCGTGGCCTGCCGCAACCCCTTCGAGTGCGGGCAAGACATGAACTGCGTCGGCGCGGGCACCCAGCAGGGCGTGTTGGGCACATGCCACCCCTCCCCGCGGAAGGGTGAGCCCTGCGGGGACTTGTCCTGCGCCATGGGCCTGGTCTGCGCCTCCGTGTCGAGAACGTGCGTACCCATCGCCCGCCTGGGGGAGTCGTGCGTGGACACCAACCAGTGCTCCCGCTTCGGCACCTGCCTGGACGGCGTGTGCCGCCCTCCCGGCGCGGAGTCCTGCGGCTGA